CCGGCGTGACGAGCTGGAAGGGGATGTAGACCTTCTTCTCGATCTTATCGCCCTTGGCAAGCTTGAGTGCGGCGTCCACCGCACCCTTGCCCTGGCCTGCAGCATCCTGGAACACGGTGACCTTCAGGTCGCCGGCCTGCATGGCGGCAAGCGCATCCTGCGTGGCATCGACGCCGGCGACGATGATCTTGTCCAGCGGCTTGCCGGCGGCCTTCAGCGCCTGGATGGCGCCGATCGCCATTTCGTCGTTGTTGGAGATGACGGCATCGAATTCGATGCCGCTGGAGAGCCAGTTGGTCATCAGGTCGGCGCCCTGGGTGCGCTGCCAGTTGGCGGTCTGCTCCTGAACGATCTGGATGCCCTTGCACTCGTCGGTCGCCACGACATCATGGACGTCCTTGGTACGCATGCGGGCAGCTTGGTTCGAAAGCTCGCCCATCATGATGACGGCCTTGCCCTTGCCACCCAGCAAGCGGCAGACTTCCTTGGCTTCCAGCGTACCGGATTCCTGCTCGTTGGAAGCAACGAAGGCCTGCTGATCCGGAAGGCTGTCGACGTTTGCCGGCTCGCGGTTGACGTAGACGAGCGGGATCTTGGCATCGGCGGCAAGCTTGGAAATCGCAGCCGTCGCGTCGGTATCGACCGGGTTCACGATGATGGCATCAACCTTACTGGCGATGAAGTTCTGGATCTGGCTCTGCTGCTTGGCGATGTCATTCTGGGCGTCTTCGACCTGCAGCGTCACGCCCTTGTCCTTGGCGTAGTCCTGCATGCCATTGCGCAGAACGGTCAGAAAATTGTCGTCGAACAGAGCCATCGAAACGCCGATGGTTTGTGCGTGGGCAGCGGTCGACA
The Rhizobium sp. 11515TR DNA segment above includes these coding regions:
- a CDS encoding sugar ABC transporter substrate-binding protein, which gives rise to MKKFILGSAMALLLSTAAHAQTIGVSMALFDDNFLTVLRNGMQDYAKDKGVTLQVEDAQNDIAKQQSQIQNFIASKVDAIIVNPVDTDATAAISKLAADAKIPLVYVNREPANVDSLPDQQAFVASNEQESGTLEAKEVCRLLGGKGKAVIMMGELSNQAARMRTKDVHDVVATDECKGIQIVQEQTANWQRTQGADLMTNWLSSGIEFDAVISNNDEMAIGAIQALKAAGKPLDKIIVAGVDATQDALAAMQAGDLKVTVFQDAAGQGKGAVDAALKLAKGDKIEKKVYIPFQLVTPANVKDFVKKN